From a single Shumkonia mesophila genomic region:
- a CDS encoding 16S rRNA (uracil(1498)-N(3))-methyltransferase, whose product MGYAKPSARIFTAGDLGPGLAMVLERQQSHYLTHVMRLREGDAVALFNGRDGEWRTVIAAAARSIVTLRCETQTRPQRAEPDVWLAFAPLKKTPTDFLIEKATELGVARLIPVFTRHTAAERVKAERLRAHTIEAAEQCERLSVPEVAEAVMLERLLAEWPAERRLLVLDETGVGAPIATVLAEWAGGVSPAHGLLIGPEGGFAITELDALRKLAFVTPVGVGPRILRAETAALAALSCWQALVGDWR is encoded by the coding sequence ATGGGGTACGCCAAGCCATCCGCCAGGATATTCACTGCCGGCGACCTCGGCCCCGGGCTCGCGATGGTCCTGGAGCGTCAGCAAAGCCATTACCTGACCCACGTCATGCGCCTGAGAGAGGGCGACGCCGTGGCGCTGTTCAACGGCCGCGATGGCGAGTGGCGGACGGTGATCGCCGCGGCGGCGCGCAGCATCGTTACGCTCCGCTGCGAGACGCAAACCCGCCCGCAGCGGGCCGAGCCCGACGTCTGGCTGGCCTTCGCGCCGCTCAAGAAGACGCCGACCGATTTCCTGATCGAGAAGGCGACCGAGCTGGGGGTGGCCCGCCTGATCCCGGTGTTCACCCGCCACACCGCCGCCGAGCGGGTGAAGGCCGAGCGCCTGCGGGCGCATACCATCGAAGCCGCCGAGCAGTGCGAGCGGCTCTCCGTGCCCGAGGTGGCCGAGGCGGTGATGCTGGAGCGCCTGCTGGCCGAATGGCCGGCCGAACGGCGTCTGCTGGTTCTCGACGAGACCGGCGTCGGTGCGCCCATCGCCACCGTGCTGGCGGAATGGGCGGGCGGCGTTTCTCCCGCTCACGGCCTTCTGATCGGCCCCGAGGGCGGTTTCGCCATCACCGAGCTTGACGCTCTGCGCAAACTCGCCTTTGTTACGCCGGTGGGGGTTGGTCCGCGCATCCTGCGGGCGGAAACGGCGGCCCTCGCCGCGCTCTCCTGTTGGCAGGCGCTGGTGGGGGACTGGCGCTGA
- a CDS encoding HD domain-containing phosphohydrolase → MAFKVRFQVSIAVAVVAIVVALTAAIISSLYVVSSRVAKETASQLFGAVAHGLYERIDNQMGWTLTLAKLGASQQGLDAVRGDGLGAPILPFMFTVLAERPSLYSLYYGLEDGDFLQVIAPRDEPLVLSAHGAPAGTRWIVRAVSVEGSNRTERWSFLDTSQAILGSVVETEPAFDPRQRPWYGAAKESDDAELSSAYVFHSLARLGITASKRFANGVFGVDITLDGLDAFVKDQVVSPGGGMAIFDTSMQALAMSASLAPARRPLAALGEIDQPMIRALVRLKGEGQAPGRGLIVTEQDGVRMMLHLSEWRTGLHRSIGIAVMAPTADFTGQIRTLQVEVVVLAVACLAAFLIVGMMFARGMSVSVRALAADALRIRNLDFSGKGPRPSHIIEFNDLRDAFSLMKQALSAKTRALEDAQEKLTRLVDLGIAMSAERDGTRLMEMVLLGAKELTNADGATLYTRGDDDLMHFQMLLNDTLDLTLGGAADNALVMPSVPLFDARGRPNHGNVVSYAVHQQQTVLIDDAYDSLLFDFSGTRAFDERNDYRSKSFMTVPLKPRGGDFIGALQLINARAPGSGDIVPFPPGLQRFIEALAAQAATALFNRDLLSAQDRLVESMIQLVASAIDAKSPYTGGHCARVPELAMMLADEAVRTSEGPLEAFRFDTEEEWREFRIGAWLHDCGKVVTPEHIVDKATKLETIYNRIHEVRMRYEVLLRDADIARLEAVAAGGDPATAQAACEATKVRLLDDFSFIAECNVGGEHLPPEKVDRLREIAKTTWLRHIDDRKGLAHAEVRRLADHPPAALPAIESVLADKPWHVIPRDGGLAHAYEKLGFKVNVPKNLYNRGEIYNLSVTYGTLTEEDRFKINEHVMQTIAMLERLAFPKHLKRVPEYAGTHHEALTGTGYPRKLDASQLSVPSRIMAIADIFEALTASDRPYKRSNTLSEAIRMLHSFKVKGHIDPDLFDLFLTSGVYRRYGERFLKPEQIDAVAIEEFVRAA, encoded by the coding sequence ATGGCTTTCAAGGTTCGCTTTCAGGTCAGCATCGCGGTCGCGGTTGTGGCCATCGTCGTCGCCTTGACGGCGGCAATCATCAGCAGTCTCTATGTGGTGAGTTCGCGGGTGGCCAAGGAAACGGCCAGCCAGTTGTTCGGCGCGGTGGCGCATGGGCTTTACGAGCGGATCGACAACCAAATGGGCTGGACTCTTACCCTGGCCAAGCTGGGGGCGAGCCAACAGGGGCTGGACGCTGTACGCGGCGACGGGCTGGGCGCTCCGATCCTGCCATTCATGTTTACCGTGCTGGCCGAAAGGCCGTCGCTCTATTCCCTTTACTATGGCCTGGAAGATGGCGACTTCCTCCAGGTGATAGCCCCCCGAGACGAGCCTCTCGTCCTCTCCGCCCACGGCGCGCCCGCCGGAACCCGCTGGATCGTTCGGGCGGTTTCGGTCGAGGGTTCCAACCGCACCGAGAGATGGTCGTTTCTCGACACCTCGCAAGCCATCCTGGGCTCGGTCGTCGAGACAGAGCCCGCGTTTGATCCTCGCCAACGCCCCTGGTACGGGGCGGCCAAGGAGAGCGACGACGCCGAATTGTCCTCCGCCTACGTCTTCCATTCCCTGGCGCGATTGGGCATCACGGCATCCAAACGCTTTGCCAACGGCGTGTTCGGCGTCGACATCACGCTCGACGGGCTCGACGCCTTCGTCAAGGACCAAGTCGTCTCGCCGGGGGGCGGTATGGCGATCTTCGATACCTCGATGCAGGCGCTTGCCATGTCGGCCAGCCTGGCTCCCGCTCGGCGGCCCCTGGCCGCCCTCGGCGAAATTGACCAGCCGATGATCCGGGCGCTTGTCAGGCTCAAGGGAGAAGGCCAAGCCCCGGGTCGGGGCCTGATCGTCACCGAGCAGGACGGCGTTCGGATGATGTTGCATCTGAGCGAATGGCGAACGGGCCTTCACCGGTCGATCGGCATCGCGGTGATGGCGCCGACCGCGGACTTCACGGGCCAGATCCGCACCTTGCAGGTCGAGGTCGTGGTGCTGGCCGTTGCCTGTCTCGCCGCTTTCCTGATCGTCGGCATGATGTTCGCCCGCGGCATGTCTGTTTCCGTGCGGGCCTTGGCCGCCGACGCCCTGCGCATCCGCAACCTCGATTTCTCGGGCAAGGGGCCGCGACCCTCGCATATCATCGAGTTCAATGACCTGAGGGATGCCTTTTCGCTGATGAAGCAGGCCCTTTCGGCCAAGACCCGCGCCCTTGAGGACGCCCAGGAGAAACTCACCCGGCTGGTCGATCTGGGCATCGCCATGTCGGCCGAACGCGATGGTACCCGGCTGATGGAAATGGTGCTGCTGGGGGCCAAGGAACTGACCAACGCCGACGGCGCCACCCTTTATACGCGCGGCGACGACGACCTCATGCATTTCCAGATGCTGCTCAACGACACTCTGGACCTGACCCTCGGCGGAGCCGCGGACAACGCGCTCGTCATGCCGTCGGTCCCGCTGTTCGATGCCAGGGGCCGGCCGAACCACGGCAATGTCGTCAGCTACGCCGTGCATCAGCAGCAGACCGTCCTTATCGATGACGCCTATGATTCCCTGCTCTTCGATTTCTCGGGCACGCGCGCGTTCGACGAGCGCAACGACTATCGCTCGAAGTCGTTCATGACCGTTCCGCTGAAGCCGCGCGGCGGCGATTTCATCGGCGCGCTGCAGCTGATCAACGCCCGCGCGCCCGGTTCCGGCGACATTGTCCCCTTCCCGCCGGGTCTCCAGCGCTTCATCGAGGCGCTGGCGGCGCAGGCGGCCACCGCGCTTTTCAATCGCGACCTGCTGTCGGCGCAGGACCGGCTGGTGGAATCAATGATCCAGCTGGTGGCCAGCGCCATTGACGCCAAGAGCCCCTATACCGGGGGTCACTGCGCGCGCGTGCCCGAACTGGCGATGATGTTAGCCGACGAAGCCGTGAGGACATCCGAAGGACCTTTGGAAGCCTTCCGATTCGATACCGAGGAGGAATGGCGGGAGTTCCGGATCGGCGCCTGGCTGCACGACTGCGGCAAGGTGGTGACGCCCGAGCACATCGTGGATAAGGCCACCAAGCTGGAAACCATCTACAACCGCATCCACGAAGTGCGCATGCGCTACGAAGTCCTGCTGCGCGACGCCGACATCGCCCGGCTGGAAGCGGTGGCGGCGGGCGGCGACCCGGCCACAGCCCAGGCCGCCTGCGAGGCAACCAAGGTGCGGTTGCTGGACGACTTCAGCTTCATCGCCGAATGCAACGTCGGCGGCGAACATCTGCCCCCGGAAAAGGTCGATCGGCTTCGCGAGATCGCCAAGACCACCTGGCTGCGCCACATCGACGACCGCAAGGGCTTGGCCCACGCCGAGGTTCGGCGCCTTGCCGATCATCCGCCGGCGGCTCTTCCAGCCATCGAGTCGGTTCTGGCCGACAAGCCCTGGCACGTCATTCCCCGCGACGGCGGCCTCGCCCATGCCTATGAAAAGCTGGGATTTAAGGTGAACGTGCCGAAGAACCTCTATAACCGGGGGGAAATCTACAACCTGTCGGTCACCTATGGAACGTTGACCGAGGAGGATCGCTTCAAGATCAACGAACACGTCATGCAAACCATCGCCATGCTCGAGCGCCTGGCCTTTCCCAAGCATCTGAAGCGGGTGCCGGAATACGCCGGAACCCATCACGAGGCGCTGACCGGGACCGGTTATCCCCGCAAGCTCGACGCCAGCCAGCTTTCGGTGCCCTCGCGCATCATGGCGATCGCCGACATCTTCGAGGCCCTGACCGCCTCGGATCGCCCCTACAAGCGGTCCAATACGCTCTCAGAGGCGATCCGGATGCTGCATTCCTTCAAGGTCAAGGGGCACATCGATCCCGACCTGTTCGATCTGTTCCTGACGTCGGGGGTGTACAGGCGCTACGGCGAGCGGTTCCTGAAACCCGAGCAGATCGACGCCGTCGCCATCGAGGAGTTCGTCCGCGCGGCGTAA
- a CDS encoding UbiD family decarboxylase, which produces MAYASLREFIERLERDGRLVRVGEPVSPVLEMTEIQTRLLAEGGPAVLFESVREAGGQAFDMPVLVNLFGTVERVAWGMNREPGQLKEIGEMLAFLRQPEPPGGWREALGMLPMLKTVMSMKPKAVTRAPCQEVVLQGAEVDLGRLPVQTCWPGEPAPLITWPLVVTKGPEAERPGGDRRDDYNLGVYRMQVTGRNTTLMRWLRHRGGAQQFARWKQKSKEPMPVAAVIGADPGCILAAVTPVPDTLSEYQFAGLLRGQKVDLVECKTVPLKVPATAEIVLEGHVSDEESDEGPYGDHTGYYNAIERFPVFTVSAMTMRRKPIYLSTFTGRPPDEPSVLGEALNEVFIPLLRQQFPEIVDFWLPPEGCSYRVAVVSMKKAYPGHAKRVMMGVWSYLRQFMYTKFVIVVDEDIDAREWKDVVWAISTNVDPARDVTLIEGTPIDYLDFASPESGLGSKMGIDATAKWPPETKREWGRRIRMSDDVIEEVTRKWPRYGLPGGGKPIWK; this is translated from the coding sequence ATGGCCTACGCCAGCCTTCGCGAGTTCATTGAGCGCCTGGAAAGGGACGGGCGGCTGGTCCGGGTGGGCGAGCCGGTGTCCCCGGTGCTCGAGATGACCGAGATCCAGACCCGGTTGCTGGCCGAGGGCGGGCCGGCGGTGCTGTTCGAGAGCGTGCGCGAGGCGGGGGGGCAAGCCTTCGACATGCCGGTGCTGGTCAACCTGTTCGGCACCGTCGAGCGGGTGGCCTGGGGCATGAACCGCGAGCCCGGCCAGCTCAAGGAGATCGGCGAGATGCTGGCCTTCCTGCGCCAGCCCGAGCCCCCGGGCGGCTGGCGCGAGGCGCTCGGTATGCTGCCGATGCTGAAGACCGTGATGTCGATGAAGCCCAAGGCGGTGACCCGCGCGCCGTGCCAGGAGGTGGTGCTGCAAGGGGCCGAGGTCGACTTGGGCCGGCTGCCGGTGCAGACGTGCTGGCCGGGCGAGCCGGCGCCGCTGATCACTTGGCCGCTGGTGGTGACCAAAGGGCCGGAGGCCGAGCGGCCGGGAGGCGACAGGCGCGACGACTACAACTTGGGCGTCTATCGCATGCAGGTGACCGGGCGCAACACGACCTTGATGCGCTGGCTGCGCCATCGCGGCGGCGCCCAGCAGTTCGCCCGCTGGAAGCAGAAATCCAAGGAGCCGATGCCGGTGGCCGCCGTCATCGGTGCCGATCCGGGGTGCATCCTGGCCGCCGTCACGCCGGTGCCCGACACATTGTCGGAATATCAGTTCGCCGGCCTGTTGCGCGGCCAGAAGGTCGATCTGGTCGAGTGCAAGACGGTGCCCTTGAAGGTGCCGGCCACCGCCGAGATCGTGCTGGAGGGCCACGTGTCGGACGAGGAGAGCGACGAGGGGCCGTACGGCGATCATACCGGCTATTACAACGCCATCGAGCGCTTCCCGGTGTTCACGGTGAGCGCCATGACGATGCGCCGGAAGCCGATCTATCTGTCGACCTTCACCGGCCGGCCGCCGGACGAGCCCTCGGTGCTGGGCGAGGCCCTGAACGAGGTGTTCATCCCGCTGTTGCGCCAGCAGTTCCCGGAAATCGTCGACTTCTGGCTGCCGCCCGAGGGCTGTTCCTATCGGGTGGCCGTGGTGTCCATGAAGAAGGCCTATCCGGGCCATGCCAAGCGGGTGATGATGGGCGTCTGGTCCTACCTGCGCCAGTTCATGTACACCAAGTTCGTCATCGTGGTGGACGAGGACATCGACGCCCGGGAGTGGAAGGACGTGGTGTGGGCCATCTCGACCAACGTCGACCCGGCCCGCGACGTGACGCTGATCGAGGGCACGCCGATCGATTACCTGGACTTCGCGTCGCCGGAATCCGGCCTCGGCAGCAAGATGGGGATCGACGCCACCGCCAAATGGCCGCCGGAAACGAAACGCGAGTGGGGCCGCAGGATCCGCATGAGCGACGACGTGATCGAGGAAGTCACCCGTAAATGGCCCCGTTACGGCCTGCCGGGCGGAGGCAAGCCGATCTGGAAATAG
- the ubiA gene encoding 4-hydroxybenzoate octaprenyltransferase translates to MKSPVPGASDIPLGNWVDRYVPADARPYFRLARLDRPIGTWLLLIPCWWGAALASGGWPDPVMIALFGVGAVVMRGAGCVVNDMADRDFDARVARTANRPLASGAIGLKGALAFLGLLLAIGFAVLIQFNAFAIWVGIASLPLVAVYPFMKRITYWPQAWLGLTFNWGALVGWAAVTGGLAAPAFILYAAGFFWTLGYDTIYAHQDKEDDLLVGVKSTALRLGKATRPWLFGFFAATVALLAAAGFAAGLAWPYYAGLAAGAAHLAWQAATVDPDDPKDCLKKFKSNRDFALIVFITVVAARVVG, encoded by the coding sequence ATGAAGAGCCCCGTGCCCGGCGCCAGCGACATTCCCCTCGGCAACTGGGTCGACCGCTACGTGCCGGCCGACGCGAGGCCCTATTTCCGGCTGGCCCGGCTGGATCGCCCCATCGGTACCTGGCTTTTGCTGATCCCCTGCTGGTGGGGGGCGGCGCTGGCGAGCGGGGGATGGCCCGACCCCGTCATGATCGCGCTGTTCGGCGTCGGCGCCGTGGTCATGCGCGGCGCCGGGTGTGTCGTCAACGACATGGCAGATCGCGATTTCGACGCTCGGGTGGCGCGCACCGCCAACCGGCCGCTGGCCAGCGGCGCCATAGGCCTCAAGGGCGCCTTGGCGTTTCTCGGCCTGCTGCTGGCCATCGGCTTCGCCGTACTGATCCAATTCAATGCCTTCGCGATCTGGGTCGGCATCGCCTCGCTGCCGCTGGTGGCGGTCTATCCCTTCATGAAGCGCATCACCTATTGGCCGCAGGCGTGGCTGGGCCTCACCTTCAACTGGGGGGCACTGGTGGGTTGGGCGGCGGTGACGGGCGGGCTGGCGGCGCCGGCCTTCATCCTCTATGCCGCTGGCTTCTTCTGGACGCTGGGTTACGACACCATCTACGCCCACCAGGACAAAGAGGACGACCTGCTGGTGGGGGTGAAATCGACGGCGCTGCGCTTAGGGAAGGCCACCCGGCCGTGGTTGTTCGGCTTCTTTGCCGCGACCGTCGCCCTGCTGGCTGCGGCTGGTTTCGCGGCCGGCCTCGCCTGGCCCTATTACGCCGGCCTGGCGGCGGGAGCGGCGCATCTCGCCTGGCAGGCGGCGACGGTCGATCCCGACGACCCCAAGGATTGTCTCAAGAAGTTCAAATCCAACCGCGACTTCGCGCTGATCGTCTTTATCACCGTTGTTGCGGCGCGGGTGGTGGGGTAG
- the mscL gene encoding large conductance mechanosensitive channel protein MscL, translating to MLREFKEFALKGNMLDLAIGIIIGAAFGAIVSSLVDDIIMPPIGLLLGGVDFSQIFVVLKGEGDFNTVAQAKEAGAVTWNIGLFINAVIKFLIVAFSVFLLVKTINKLTRKDKTKAPAPPPPAEDVLLLREIRDLLASPKPRDC from the coding sequence ATGCTCAGGGAGTTCAAGGAATTCGCCCTTAAGGGCAACATGCTCGATCTCGCCATCGGCATCATCATCGGCGCCGCCTTCGGCGCCATCGTCTCGTCGCTGGTTGACGACATCATCATGCCGCCGATCGGCCTTCTCCTAGGCGGCGTCGATTTCTCCCAAATCTTCGTCGTCCTCAAGGGCGAGGGCGACTTCAACACGGTTGCGCAGGCCAAGGAGGCTGGCGCCGTCACCTGGAACATCGGCCTCTTCATCAACGCGGTGATCAAGTTCCTGATCGTCGCCTTCTCCGTCTTCCTGCTGGTCAAGACGATCAACAAGCTGACCCGCAAAGATAAGACGAAGGCGCCTGCGCCACCGCCGCCGGCCGAGGACGTCTTGCTGCTGCGCGAGATCCGCGACCTTCTCGCCAGCCCCAAGCCGCGAGACTGCTGA
- a CDS encoding HD domain-containing phosphohydrolase, whose product MTGTAATAQSVARFERLIEIGIALSSERDHDRLMERILLEAKGLSNADGGTLYLKTEDNRLRFEIMRTDSLGIAMGGTTGKTIPFPPLALFDAEGAPNHRNVATHVALTGAAIEIPDAYAAADFDFSGTRKFDEGTGYRSKSFLTVPLKNHEGDVIGVLQLLNARHPGSGAVVPFGGDVRPLIEALASQAAVALDNRQLIDAQRRLIDSFITLIAKAIDAKSPYTGGHCQRVPELTQMLTKAACESTEAPFADFALTEEEWYELHIAAWLHDCGKVTTPEYVVDKATKLETIYNRLHEIRTRFEVIKRDAEIDCLKAVAAGGDEAALRAERDRRLAEIDADFAFIAECNIGGEFMAPEKIERVRRIAGTNWRRTLDDRLGLSVAELKRLSSIPARPLPAEEPLLADRPEHIVPREPGDILDLDNLHGFKLDMPPHKYNFGEVYNLCVARGTLTAEERYKINDHIVQTIVMLSELPFPKHLRRVPEYAGGHHETMIGTGYPKKLRKDDMSLPARAMAIADIFEALTASDRPYKKAKSLSESLKIMASMRDTQHIDADLFALFLKSGAYRKYAETHLKPEQIDAVDIAPLLAGKA is encoded by the coding sequence ATGACCGGCACGGCGGCGACGGCGCAGTCCGTCGCCCGGTTCGAACGGCTGATCGAGATCGGCATCGCGCTGTCGTCGGAGCGCGACCACGACCGCCTGATGGAACGGATACTTCTCGAGGCCAAGGGCCTGTCGAACGCCGACGGCGGCACGCTCTATCTCAAAACCGAGGACAACCGGCTGCGCTTCGAGATCATGCGCACGGATTCTCTGGGCATCGCCATGGGTGGCACCACCGGCAAGACCATCCCGTTCCCGCCGCTGGCCCTTTTCGATGCGGAGGGCGCGCCCAACCACAGGAATGTCGCCACCCACGTGGCCTTGACCGGCGCCGCCATCGAGATCCCCGACGCCTACGCGGCGGCAGACTTTGATTTTTCCGGCACCCGCAAGTTCGACGAGGGCACAGGCTACCGCTCGAAATCCTTTCTCACCGTGCCCCTGAAGAACCACGAGGGCGACGTCATCGGCGTTCTGCAACTGCTCAACGCCCGGCATCCCGGGAGCGGCGCCGTCGTCCCCTTCGGCGGCGACGTGCGCCCGCTGATCGAGGCGCTGGCCTCGCAGGCAGCGGTCGCGCTGGACAACCGCCAACTGATCGACGCCCAGCGCCGTTTGATCGATTCCTTCATCACGCTGATCGCCAAGGCGATCGACGCCAAGTCGCCCTATACCGGCGGCCATTGCCAGCGGGTACCCGAGTTGACCCAGATGCTGACCAAGGCCGCCTGCGAGTCGACCGAGGCGCCGTTCGCCGACTTCGCGCTCACCGAGGAGGAATGGTACGAACTGCACATCGCGGCCTGGCTGCACGACTGCGGCAAAGTGACGACGCCGGAATACGTGGTCGACAAGGCAACCAAGCTCGAGACCATCTACAACCGCCTGCACGAGATCCGCACCCGCTTCGAGGTCATCAAGCGCGACGCCGAGATCGACTGCCTCAAGGCCGTTGCCGCCGGTGGCGACGAGGCGGCACTGCGGGCCGAGCGCGACCGCCGGCTGGCCGAGATCGACGCCGATTTCGCCTTCATCGCCGAGTGCAATATCGGCGGCGAGTTCATGGCCCCCGAGAAGATCGAACGCGTCAGGCGCATCGCCGGCACCAACTGGCGGCGTACGCTGGACGACCGCCTCGGACTGTCGGTGGCCGAGCTGAAACGCCTTTCTTCCATCCCCGCCCGGCCACTGCCGGCCGAGGAGCCGCTGTTGGCCGACCGGCCCGAGCACATCGTGCCGCGCGAGCCGGGCGACATCCTCGATCTCGACAATCTCCACGGCTTCAAGCTCGACATGCCGCCCCACAAGTACAACTTCGGCGAGGTCTACAATCTCTGCGTGGCGCGCGGCACCCTGACCGCCGAGGAACGCTACAAGATCAACGACCACATCGTGCAGACCATCGTCATGCTGAGCGAGTTGCCCTTCCCCAAGCATCTGCGCCGGGTGCCGGAATACGCCGGCGGCCACCACGAAACGATGATCGGCACCGGCTACCCCAAGAAGCTCCGCAAGGACGACATGTCGCTGCCAGCCCGTGCCATGGCCATCGCCGACATCTTCGAGGCCCTCACCGCCTCGGACCGCCCGTACAAGAAAGCGAAATCGTTGAGCGAAAGCCTCAAGATCATGGCCTCGATGCGCGATACCCAGCACATCGATGCCGACCTCTTCGCGCTGTTCCTGAAATCCGGCGCCTACCGCAAATACGCCGAGACCCACCTGAAGCCGGAACAGATCGACGCCGTCGACATCGCCCCGCTGCTGGCGGGCAAGGCCTGA
- a CDS encoding lysine--tRNA ligase, with the protein MSDLRAHAETSNAWPFAEARSVLKRVGGQTPKKGYVLFETGYGPSGLPHIGTFGEVARTSMVRHAFGLLSDIPTRLFAFSDDMDGLRKVPDNIPNKEMVTRHLGKPLTSVPDPFGKFESFGHHNNAMLRSFLDTFGFEYEFVSATECYQRGDFDAALLGVLAHYEAVKAVIMPTLGAERQATYSPFLPVCPKTGRVLQVPVIAHDAKAGTIVYEDEDGAKVETLVTGGRCKLQWKADWAMRWKALDVDYEMSGKDLIDSVRLSGKICSVLGGHPPVSLTYELFLDEKGEKISKSRGNGLAVEEWLRYAPPESLALFMFQKPKAAKRLYFDVIPRTVDDYLAHLGAYPEQDAAKRLDNPVWHIHRGNPPREDAHLTFNVLLNLASVCHTEDKAVIWHFIVRYKPDATPAGAPILDKLVEYAVNYYRDFVKPAKAYRAPTDIERKALTELAEALAKMPTGADPDTVQTEVYEIGKRHPFPDLKAWFTALYEVLLGQSQGPRMGSFIALYGVKETTDLIRRALAGEDLGK; encoded by the coding sequence ATGTCCGATCTCCGCGCCCATGCCGAAACGAGCAACGCCTGGCCGTTCGCCGAGGCGCGCAGCGTTCTGAAACGGGTCGGCGGGCAGACGCCCAAAAAAGGCTATGTCCTCTTCGAGACCGGCTACGGCCCCTCGGGGTTGCCGCACATCGGCACTTTCGGCGAGGTGGCGCGCACCTCGATGGTGCGCCACGCCTTCGGGCTGCTTTCCGACATCCCGACGCGCCTCTTCGCTTTTTCCGACGACATGGATGGGCTGCGCAAGGTGCCAGACAACATTCCCAACAAGGAGATGGTGACCCGGCACCTCGGCAAGCCGTTGACCTCGGTGCCCGATCCGTTCGGCAAGTTCGAGAGTTTCGGGCACCACAACAACGCCATGCTGCGCTCGTTCCTCGACACCTTCGGTTTCGAGTACGAATTCGTCAGCGCCACCGAGTGCTACCAGCGGGGCGACTTCGACGCCGCGCTGCTGGGCGTGCTGGCCCACTACGAGGCGGTGAAGGCGGTCATCATGCCGACACTGGGGGCCGAGCGCCAAGCCACCTACAGCCCATTCCTGCCGGTGTGCCCGAAGACCGGGCGCGTGCTGCAGGTGCCGGTGATTGCCCATGACGCCAAGGCCGGCACCATCGTTTATGAGGACGAGGACGGGGCCAAGGTTGAGACGCTGGTGACTGGCGGGCGCTGCAAGCTGCAATGGAAGGCCGACTGGGCGATGCGCTGGAAGGCGCTCGACGTCGACTACGAGATGTCGGGCAAGGACCTCATCGATTCGGTGCGGCTTTCCGGGAAGATCTGCTCCGTTCTGGGCGGCCATCCGCCGGTCAGCCTGACCTACGAGCTGTTTTTGGACGAGAAGGGCGAGAAGATCTCCAAGTCGCGGGGCAACGGCCTGGCAGTCGAGGAATGGCTGCGCTACGCGCCGCCGGAAAGCCTGGCCCTCTTCATGTTCCAGAAGCCGAAGGCGGCCAAGCGGCTTTATTTCGACGTCATCCCGCGCACGGTGGACGACTACCTGGCCCACCTCGGCGCCTACCCGGAGCAGGACGCCGCCAAGCGTCTCGACAACCCGGTCTGGCACATCCACCGCGGCAACCCGCCCAGGGAAGACGCACACCTCACCTTCAACGTGCTGCTCAACCTGGCCAGCGTCTGTCATACCGAGGACAAGGCGGTGATCTGGCATTTCATCGTCCGCTACAAGCCGGACGCCACGCCGGCCGGGGCGCCGATCCTGGACAAGCTGGTGGAATACGCCGTCAACTACTACCGCGATTTCGTCAAGCCGGCCAAGGCCTACCGGGCACCGACCGACATCGAGCGCAAGGCGTTGACCGAGCTGGCCGAGGCGCTGGCCAAGATGCCGACCGGGGCCGATCCCGATACCGTGCAGACCGAGGTCTACGAAATCGGCAAGCGCCACCCCTTCCCCGACCTCAAGGCATGGTTCACCGCCCTCTACGAGGTGCTGCTGGGCCAAAGCCAGGGCCCGCGCATGGGCTCATTCATCGCCCTTTACGGGGTGAAGGAAACGACCGACCTGATCCGCCGCGCGCTGGCCGGTGAAGACCTGGGGAAGTAA